One part of the Alosa alosa isolate M-15738 ecotype Scorff River chromosome 4, AALO_Geno_1.1, whole genome shotgun sequence genome encodes these proteins:
- the myt1a gene encoding myelin transcription factor 1 isoform X4 translates to MSQDADEKRTRTRSKGIRVPLELAGQELSCPIPGCDGLGHVSGKYARHRSVLGCPLAKKRKQEAEADENQPAPKKKSNPLKLAMDDGFNGDSDASSEAETKEEGAESDEEAAAEKNTEAVEKESTAERQEDENTPANPKEKEPASEVTPPSDTDFPKEPEETTPIQPVTMEADSEAALQVAEEIQAAEEEEDEDEEMSEQDRMRQQLKNDSGPEPTAAEEEEEEEDDNDEGEEDEEERQCSGQKNNSDHQYYSGNYQRLPTKDTEKEDGEEEEEEEEEEEEEEQTVAEPVALNAAAVAQEVQSEVVPHDEEKLDLMEEEEEEDEEEDDEDEEEDEEHGSNKGSPTVVIELHSEEEDEEEEEEEYEVEEEEEEEEEMDSVSHRSEVTDESETYDMTKGNLGLLEQAIALKAEQVERAAEESCSSEPLSYHSQDERSSKASDSTPRRPYYGKEGSRSDKKEVKCPTPGCDGTGHVTGLYPHHRSLSGCPHKDRIPPEILAMHENVLKCPTPGCNGQGHVNSNRNTHRSLSGCPIAAQRKLDKSHDKQPHVSQPSVSEPAIAGGHSDRVLRPMCFVKQLEIPQYGSYRPNVVPATPRANLAKELEKYSKVSFDYASFDVQVFGKRMLAPKMPTSETSPKAFKSKPFPKASSPSHSLSGGYAKSSSSSSSSGYDYSHDAEAAHMAATAILNLSTRCWERPENLSTKQQDPDGKEMDIEVDENGAVDLSMKKPKREGVQSPDPSSSSSSSSQQQGGVTSPHSAHTYKQEEWEGPLDYTKPLHQKEEEQEEPEHSTQSYASSEGEEDDGTQESLEDRKYPGEVTTSSFKVKFSPKDAKKDLLLCPTPGCDGSGHITGNYASHRSLSGCPLADKSLRTLMAAHTAELKCPTPGCDGSGHITGNYASHRSLSGCPRAKKGGVKTTPTKDDKEDSELLNPLPTASASATQINPSLLSRCPVPGCDSMGHISGKYATHRSAYGCPLAAKRQKEGMLNGTPFSWKAFKTEGPTCPTPGCDGSGHANGSFLTHRSLSGCPRASANKKRAKLPGDEYISKKFRASDVLDNDEDIKQLNKEINELSESNSEMEADMASLHTQISSMEKNLKSMEEENKLIEERNEALFVELSGLSQALIRSLANIRIPHMKEPITEQNFDSYVDTLTHMFTNKECYQNPENRALLESINQAVKGIEV, encoded by the exons ATGAGTCAGGATGCAGACGAGAAGCGGACGCGGACGCGCTCCAAGGGCATCCGAG TACCCCTGGAGCTTGCTGGCCAAGAACTGAG TTGTCCTATTCCGGGATGTGATGGCCTGGGTCACGTCAGTGGAAAATATGCACGGCACAGAAG CGTGCTAGGTTGCCCTCTGGCCAAGAAAAGGAAACAAGAGGCAGAGGCGGACGAAAATCAACCTGCCCCAAAGAAGAAGTCCAATCCCCTGAAGCTGGCCATGGACGATGGCTTCAACGGCGACAGTGACGCGAGCAGCGAGGCGGAGACCAAGGAGGAAGGAGCCGAGTCTGACGAGGAGGCAGCCGCTGAAAAGAACACAGAGGCGGTTGAGAAGGAGAGCACTGCTGAGCGACAGGAAg ATGAAAATACACCAGCTAATCCTAAAGAGAAAGAGCCAGCGAGCGAAGTCACCCCACCCTCTGATACAGACTTCCCCAAAGAGCCAGAGGAGACCACACCCATCCAGCCGGTTACTATGGAGGCAGACAGCGAGGCGGCACTGCAGGTCGCCGAGGAGATCCaggcagcagaggaggaggaggacgaggacgaggagaTGAGCGAGCAGGACAGAATGAGGCAGCAGCTGAAGAACGACTCAGGCCCAGAGCCGACTGccgccgaggaggaggaggaggaggaagacgacAATGACGAGggggaagaggatgaggaggagagacaatGCTCAGGTCAGAAGAACAACTCCGACCACCAGTACTACAGCGGGAACTATCAAAGACTGCCCACCAAAGACACAGAGAAGGAGGatggtgaagaggaggaggaggaggaagaggaggaggaagaggaggagcagacGGTAGCAGAGCCTGTCGCGCTcaatgctgctgctgttgcccaGGAGGTGCAGTCAGAGGTGGTGCCTCATGATGAGGAGAAACTAGAcctgatggaggaagaggaggaggaagatgaagaagaggatGACGAAGACGAAGAGGAAGACGAAGAGCACGGCTCTAACAAGGGTTCACCCACTGTAGTAATCGAGCTGCACTCTGAggaagaggacgaggaggaggaagaggaagaatacgaggttgaagaggaggaggaggaagaggaggaaatgGACAGTGTCTCTCACAGGTCGGAGGTCACGGACGAGTCAGAGACGTACGACATGACCAAGGGCAACCTGGGGCTCCTGGAGCAAGCCATTGCCCTGAAAGCCGAGCAGGTGGAGAGAGCTGCGGAGGAGAGCTGCTCCTCAGAGCCCCTGTCCTACCACAGCCAGGACGAGAGGTCCAGCAAGGCCAGCGACAGCACGCCACGCAGGCCTTATTACGGGAAAG AGGGCTCTAGGTCTGACAAAAAGGAGGTGAAGTGTCCTACTCCAGGGTGTGATGGCACAGGTCATGTGACTGGGCTGTACCCTCACCATCGCAGTCTCTCCGGCTGCCCTCACAAGGACAGGATTCCTCCAGAGA TCTTGGCCATGCATGAAAATGTTTTGAAGTGTCCGACTCCAGGCTGCAACGGTCAGGGACACGTCAATAGCAACCGCAACACGCATCGCAG cTTATCAGGCTGCCCCATCGCAGCGCAAAGGAAACTCGACAAGAGCCACGACAAGCAGCCCCATGTTAGCCAGCCCTCAGTGAGCGAGCCAGCCATCGCAGGAGGCCACTCTGACAGAGTACTGAG aCCCATGTGCTTTGTTAAGCAGCTGGAAATCCCGCAGTACGGCAGCTACAGGCCTAATGTGGTGCCAGCGACCCCGCGCGCCAACCTGGCCAAGGAGCTGGAGAAGTACTCCAAGGTGTCCTTTGACTATGCAAGCTTCGACGTGCAAGTGTTTGGCAAGCGAATGCTCGCCCCAAAGATGCCCACCAGCGAAACCTCACCCAAAGCCTTCAAAT CCAAACCGTTCCCTAAAGCCTCGTCACCCAGCCACAGCCTATCAGGAGGCTACGCCAAGAGCAGCTCGTCGTCGTCCTCCAGTGGTTACGACTACTCGCACGACGCCGAGGCTGCGCACATGGCAGCCACCGCCATCCTGAACCTGTCCACCCGCTGCTGGGAGAGGCCTGAGAACCTCAGCACGAAGCAGCAGGATCCGGACGGCAAG GAAATGGACATTGAGGTGGATGAGAACGGGGCAGTGGACCTTAGCATGAAGAAGCCCAAGAGGGAAGGAGTGCAGTCCCCTGACCCTTCCTCTTCGTCATCGTCATCCTCCCAGCAGCAGGGCGGAGTCACCTCACCTCACTCcgcccacacatacaaacaggaaGAGTGGGAGGGGCCTCTGGACTACACCAAGCCCCTCCAccagaaggaggaggagcaggaggag ccaGAGCACAGCACGCAGTCGTACGCCTCCTCCGAGGGGGAGGAAGATGACGGCACGCAGGAGAGTCTGGAGGACAGGAAGTACCCCGGAGAGGTCACGACCTCCAGTTTCAAGGTCAAGTTCTCCCCGAAGGACGCCAAGAAGGATCTTCTGCT ATGTCCCACACCAGGTTGTGATGGCAGTGGTCACATAACAGGGAACTATGCATCACACCGCAG tctGTCTGGCTGTCCTCTCGCTGACAAGTCCCTGCGGACCCTCATGGCAGCTCACACTGCTGAACTGAA ATGTCCTACGCCAGGCTGTGATGGATCTGGACACATCACAGGGAACTACGCCTCTCACAGAAG TTTATCTGGATGCCCTCGTGCCAAAAAGGGAGGAGTGAAAACCACCCCCACAAAGGATGACAAAGAGGACTCTGAACTCTTAAA TCCTCTTCCCACTGCCAGTGCAAGTGCCACCCAAATCAACCCGTCTCTCCTTTCCAGATGCCCAGTGCCTGGCTGTGACAGCATGGGTCACATCAGCGGGAAGTATGCCACCCACCGCAGCGCCTACGGGTGCCCACTGGCTGCCAAGCGCCAGAAGGAGGGCATGCTGAACGGCACTCCCTTCTCCTGGAAGGCCTTTAAGACAGAGGGCCCCACCTGCCCCACGCCGGGATGTGATGGATCGGGCCACGCCAACGGCAGCTTCCTCACCCACCGCAG CTTATCGGGCTGTCCCAGGGCATCGGCCAATAAGAAGAGGGCCAAGCTACCTGGAGATGAGTACATCAGCAAGAAATTCAGAGCCAGCGATG TCCTGGATAATGATGAGGACATAAAGCAGCTGAACAAAGAGATTAATGAGCTTAGTGAGTCCAACTCAGAGATGGAGGCTGACATGGccagcctgcacacacag ATTTCCTCCATGGAGAAGAACTTGAAAAGTATGGAGGAGGAGAACAAGCTGATCGAGGAGAGGAATGAGGCTCTCTTCGTGGAGCTGTCTGGCCTCAGCCAGGCCCTCATCCGCAGTCTGGCCAACATCCGGATTCCACATATG AAAGAGCCAATCACGGAACAGAACTTTGATTCCTATGTGGACACTCTTACGCACATGTTTACCAACAAGGAGTGCTACCAGAACCCAGAGAACCGGGCCCTGTTGGAGTCCATCAACCAGGCTGTGAAAGGCATCGAGGTGTGA
- the myt1a gene encoding myelin transcription factor 1 isoform X5, with amino-acid sequence MKLCGSFLENEFRGQLLNQRWTRGDRDSSCETKRTRRGKMSQDADEKRTRTRSKGIRVPLELAGQELSCPIPGCDGLGHVSGKYARHRSVLGCPLAKKRKQEAEADENQPAPKKKSNPLKLAMDDGFNGDSDASSEAETKEEGAESDEEAAAEKNTEAVEKESTAERQEDENTPANPKEKEPASEVTPPSDTDFPKEPEETTPIQPVTMEADSEAALQVAEEIQAAEEEEDEDEEMSEQDRMRQQLKNDSGPEPTAAEEEEEEEDDNDEGEEDEEERQCSGQKNNSDHQYYSGNYQRLPTKDTEKEDGEEEEEEEEEEEEEEQTVAEPVALNAAAVAQEVQSEVVPHDEEKLDLMEEEEEEDEEEDDEDEEEDEEHGSNKGSPTVVIELHSEEEDEEEEEEEYEVEEEEEEEEEMDSVSHRSEVTDESETYDMTKGNLGLLEQAIALKAEQVERAAEESCSSEPLSYHSQDERSSKASDSTPRRPYYGKEGSRSDKKEVKCPTPGCDGTGHVTGLYPHHRSLSGCPHKDRIPPEILAMHENVLKCPTPGCNGQGHVNSNRNTHRSLSGCPIAAQRKLDKSHDKQPHVSQPSVSEPAIAGGHSDRVLRPMCFVKQLEIPQYGSYRPNVVPATPRANLAKELEKYSKVSFDYASFDVQVFGKRMLAPKMPTSETSPKAFKSKPFPKASSPSHSLSGGYAKSSSSSSSSGYDYSHDAEAAHMAATAILNLSTRCWERPENLSTKQQDPDGKEMDIEVDENGAVDLSMKKPKREGVQSPDPSSSSSSSSQQQGGVTSPHSAHTYKQEEWEGPLDYTKPLHQKEEEQEEPEHSTQSYASSEGEEDDGTQESLEDRKYPGEVTTSSFKVKFSPKDAKKDLLLLSGCPLADKSLRTLMAAHTAELKCPTPGCDGSGHITGNYASHRSLSGCPRAKKGGVKTTPTKDDKEDSELLKCPVPGCDSMGHISGKYATHRSAYGCPLAAKRQKEGMLNGTPFSWKAFKTEGPTCPTPGCDGSGHANGSFLTHRSLSGCPRASANKKRAKLPGDEYISKKFRASDVLDNDEDIKQLNKEINELSESNSEMEADMASLHTQISSMEKNLKSMEEENKLIEERNEALFVELSGLSQALIRSLANIRIPHMKEPITEQNFDSYVDTLTHMFTNKECYQNPENRALLESINQAVKGIEV; translated from the exons AAAATGAGTTCAGAGGACAGCTGCTGAACCAGAGGTGGacgagaggagacagagacagcagCTGTGAGACCAAAAGGACGAGGAGAGGCAAA ATGAGTCAGGATGCAGACGAGAAGCGGACGCGGACGCGCTCCAAGGGCATCCGAG TACCCCTGGAGCTTGCTGGCCAAGAACTGAG TTGTCCTATTCCGGGATGTGATGGCCTGGGTCACGTCAGTGGAAAATATGCACGGCACAGAAG CGTGCTAGGTTGCCCTCTGGCCAAGAAAAGGAAACAAGAGGCAGAGGCGGACGAAAATCAACCTGCCCCAAAGAAGAAGTCCAATCCCCTGAAGCTGGCCATGGACGATGGCTTCAACGGCGACAGTGACGCGAGCAGCGAGGCGGAGACCAAGGAGGAAGGAGCCGAGTCTGACGAGGAGGCAGCCGCTGAAAAGAACACAGAGGCGGTTGAGAAGGAGAGCACTGCTGAGCGACAGGAAg ATGAAAATACACCAGCTAATCCTAAAGAGAAAGAGCCAGCGAGCGAAGTCACCCCACCCTCTGATACAGACTTCCCCAAAGAGCCAGAGGAGACCACACCCATCCAGCCGGTTACTATGGAGGCAGACAGCGAGGCGGCACTGCAGGTCGCCGAGGAGATCCaggcagcagaggaggaggaggacgaggacgaggagaTGAGCGAGCAGGACAGAATGAGGCAGCAGCTGAAGAACGACTCAGGCCCAGAGCCGACTGccgccgaggaggaggaggaggaggaagacgacAATGACGAGggggaagaggatgaggaggagagacaatGCTCAGGTCAGAAGAACAACTCCGACCACCAGTACTACAGCGGGAACTATCAAAGACTGCCCACCAAAGACACAGAGAAGGAGGatggtgaagaggaggaggaggaggaagaggaggaggaagaggaggagcagacGGTAGCAGAGCCTGTCGCGCTcaatgctgctgctgttgcccaGGAGGTGCAGTCAGAGGTGGTGCCTCATGATGAGGAGAAACTAGAcctgatggaggaagaggaggaggaagatgaagaagaggatGACGAAGACGAAGAGGAAGACGAAGAGCACGGCTCTAACAAGGGTTCACCCACTGTAGTAATCGAGCTGCACTCTGAggaagaggacgaggaggaggaagaggaagaatacgaggttgaagaggaggaggaggaagaggaggaaatgGACAGTGTCTCTCACAGGTCGGAGGTCACGGACGAGTCAGAGACGTACGACATGACCAAGGGCAACCTGGGGCTCCTGGAGCAAGCCATTGCCCTGAAAGCCGAGCAGGTGGAGAGAGCTGCGGAGGAGAGCTGCTCCTCAGAGCCCCTGTCCTACCACAGCCAGGACGAGAGGTCCAGCAAGGCCAGCGACAGCACGCCACGCAGGCCTTATTACGGGAAAG AGGGCTCTAGGTCTGACAAAAAGGAGGTGAAGTGTCCTACTCCAGGGTGTGATGGCACAGGTCATGTGACTGGGCTGTACCCTCACCATCGCAGTCTCTCCGGCTGCCCTCACAAGGACAGGATTCCTCCAGAGA TCTTGGCCATGCATGAAAATGTTTTGAAGTGTCCGACTCCAGGCTGCAACGGTCAGGGACACGTCAATAGCAACCGCAACACGCATCGCAG cTTATCAGGCTGCCCCATCGCAGCGCAAAGGAAACTCGACAAGAGCCACGACAAGCAGCCCCATGTTAGCCAGCCCTCAGTGAGCGAGCCAGCCATCGCAGGAGGCCACTCTGACAGAGTACTGAG aCCCATGTGCTTTGTTAAGCAGCTGGAAATCCCGCAGTACGGCAGCTACAGGCCTAATGTGGTGCCAGCGACCCCGCGCGCCAACCTGGCCAAGGAGCTGGAGAAGTACTCCAAGGTGTCCTTTGACTATGCAAGCTTCGACGTGCAAGTGTTTGGCAAGCGAATGCTCGCCCCAAAGATGCCCACCAGCGAAACCTCACCCAAAGCCTTCAAAT CCAAACCGTTCCCTAAAGCCTCGTCACCCAGCCACAGCCTATCAGGAGGCTACGCCAAGAGCAGCTCGTCGTCGTCCTCCAGTGGTTACGACTACTCGCACGACGCCGAGGCTGCGCACATGGCAGCCACCGCCATCCTGAACCTGTCCACCCGCTGCTGGGAGAGGCCTGAGAACCTCAGCACGAAGCAGCAGGATCCGGACGGCAAG GAAATGGACATTGAGGTGGATGAGAACGGGGCAGTGGACCTTAGCATGAAGAAGCCCAAGAGGGAAGGAGTGCAGTCCCCTGACCCTTCCTCTTCGTCATCGTCATCCTCCCAGCAGCAGGGCGGAGTCACCTCACCTCACTCcgcccacacatacaaacaggaaGAGTGGGAGGGGCCTCTGGACTACACCAAGCCCCTCCAccagaaggaggaggagcaggaggag ccaGAGCACAGCACGCAGTCGTACGCCTCCTCCGAGGGGGAGGAAGATGACGGCACGCAGGAGAGTCTGGAGGACAGGAAGTACCCCGGAGAGGTCACGACCTCCAGTTTCAAGGTCAAGTTCTCCCCGAAGGACGCCAAGAAGGATCTTCTGCT tctGTCTGGCTGTCCTCTCGCTGACAAGTCCCTGCGGACCCTCATGGCAGCTCACACTGCTGAACTGAA ATGTCCTACGCCAGGCTGTGATGGATCTGGACACATCACAGGGAACTACGCCTCTCACAGAAG TTTATCTGGATGCCCTCGTGCCAAAAAGGGAGGAGTGAAAACCACCCCCACAAAGGATGACAAAGAGGACTCTGAACTCTTAAA ATGCCCAGTGCCTGGCTGTGACAGCATGGGTCACATCAGCGGGAAGTATGCCACCCACCGCAGCGCCTACGGGTGCCCACTGGCTGCCAAGCGCCAGAAGGAGGGCATGCTGAACGGCACTCCCTTCTCCTGGAAGGCCTTTAAGACAGAGGGCCCCACCTGCCCCACGCCGGGATGTGATGGATCGGGCCACGCCAACGGCAGCTTCCTCACCCACCGCAG CTTATCGGGCTGTCCCAGGGCATCGGCCAATAAGAAGAGGGCCAAGCTACCTGGAGATGAGTACATCAGCAAGAAATTCAGAGCCAGCGATG TCCTGGATAATGATGAGGACATAAAGCAGCTGAACAAAGAGATTAATGAGCTTAGTGAGTCCAACTCAGAGATGGAGGCTGACATGGccagcctgcacacacag ATTTCCTCCATGGAGAAGAACTTGAAAAGTATGGAGGAGGAGAACAAGCTGATCGAGGAGAGGAATGAGGCTCTCTTCGTGGAGCTGTCTGGCCTCAGCCAGGCCCTCATCCGCAGTCTGGCCAACATCCGGATTCCACATATG AAAGAGCCAATCACGGAACAGAACTTTGATTCCTATGTGGACACTCTTACGCACATGTTTACCAACAAGGAGTGCTACCAGAACCCAGAGAACCGGGCCCTGTTGGAGTCCATCAACCAGGCTGTGAAAGGCATCGAGGTGTGA